Proteins encoded by one window of Methanothermobacter sp. K4:
- the glmU gene encoding bifunctional sugar-1-phosphate nucleotidylyltransferase/acetyltransferase: protein MEAVVLTAGEGTRMRPLTLTRPKTMLPVAGKPMVEYSVDALRDNGVSEIIMITGYREEVVRSHFGDGSEFGVNITYVKQDERLGTAHAIGQAAGMVSDEFIVLNGDIITDPQLVGDLISAYSDMKPETLMVLREVLDPSSFGAVRLEGDRVREIIEKPSPDVDAGNLINTGIYVFSPAVFDYIEQTPLSRRGEYEITDTIMMQVRDDLPVRAIVSEREWIDVGRPWELLDASEKLMKGLEGAILGDVEDGVTIHGPVVVGDGSIIRSGTYIQGPVYIGKDCDIGPNCYLRAHTCIGNNVSIGNAVEIKNSIIMDGTNVNHLSYVGDSVIGADCNIAAGTNIANLRFDDGPVRMMVKEESVDTGRRKLGAVFGDGVKTGINSSFNPGVKVGKGSRIGAGCVIYEDVPSDKLVILKQEYTVRD from the coding sequence ATGGAGGCTGTTGTCCTGACTGCTGGTGAGGGTACAAGAATGAGGCCGCTCACACTCACAAGGCCCAAGACAATGCTGCCGGTTGCAGGCAAACCCATGGTGGAGTACAGTGTTGATGCCCTCAGAGATAACGGTGTCAGTGAGATAATCATGATAACCGGTTACCGTGAGGAGGTGGTGAGGTCCCACTTCGGCGACGGATCCGAATTTGGGGTTAATATAACCTACGTGAAACAGGATGAACGCCTTGGAACAGCCCATGCAATAGGTCAGGCCGCAGGTATGGTGAGTGATGAGTTCATAGTCCTGAACGGTGACATAATAACCGACCCCCAGCTTGTTGGTGATCTGATATCCGCCTACAGTGATATGAAACCCGAAACCCTGATGGTTCTCCGTGAGGTTCTCGACCCGAGTTCTTTTGGGGCTGTCAGGCTTGAGGGTGACCGTGTGCGGGAGATAATCGAAAAACCATCCCCTGATGTTGATGCGGGGAACCTCATAAATACTGGTATATATGTGTTCAGTCCAGCTGTCTTTGATTACATAGAACAGACACCCCTATCCCGCCGGGGGGAGTACGAGATAACAGATACCATAATGATGCAGGTGAGGGACGACCTCCCTGTAAGGGCCATAGTATCAGAGAGGGAGTGGATAGATGTTGGAAGGCCATGGGAGCTTCTGGATGCCAGTGAAAAACTTATGAAGGGCCTTGAAGGAGCCATCCTCGGAGATGTGGAGGATGGTGTGACCATCCATGGCCCAGTTGTGGTGGGCGATGGTAGCATTATAAGGTCAGGTACGTACATCCAGGGCCCTGTTTACATCGGGAAAGACTGTGATATAGGGCCCAACTGTTACCTGCGTGCCCATACATGTATAGGGAATAATGTGAGCATTGGTAACGCAGTTGAGATTAAGAATTCCATCATAATGGATGGTACCAACGTCAACCACCTCAGCTATGTGGGTGACTCTGTAATAGGTGCAGACTGCAACATAGCCGCCGGTACCAATATAGCCAATCTGCGTTTTGATGATGGACCGGTACGTATGATGGTTAAGGAGGAGTCTGTGGACACAGGCCGCAGGAAGCTTGGAGCAGTTTTTGGTGATGGTGTGAAGACCGGTATAAACTCAAGCTTCAATCCAGGTGTCAAGGTTGGGAAGGGTTCCCGTATCGGTGCCGGCTGCGTCATATATGAGGATGTGCCATCTGATAAACTTGTGATACTCAAACAGGAGTACACTGTAAGGGACTGA
- a CDS encoding gamma carbonic anhydrase family protein: MSYRVFEGARIIGDVEIGDGSSVWYNAVLRGDIEPIRVGYRSNIQDNCVVHASSGYPVKVGDYVSVGHAAVLHGCTIQDNVLVGMNSTILNGALVAENSIVGAGAVVTSGKSFPPGSLIMGVPARAVRELNDEEIESIRENAERYFHLAQEYED, from the coding sequence GTGTCTTACCGTGTATTTGAAGGCGCCAGGATAATAGGGGACGTTGAGATAGGTGATGGCTCATCTGTATGGTATAACGCTGTTTTGAGGGGTGACATAGAACCAATAAGGGTCGGATACCGTTCCAATATTCAGGATAACTGTGTTGTCCATGCAAGCAGCGGCTACCCTGTGAAGGTGGGGGATTACGTCTCTGTTGGTCACGCCGCGGTTCTCCATGGCTGCACCATACAGGATAACGTGCTGGTGGGCATGAATTCAACCATCCTCAACGGGGCCCTTGTGGCTGAAAATTCAATTGTCGGTGCAGGTGCAGTTGTTACCTCAGGTAAAAGTTTCCCGCCTGGAAGTCTCATCATGGGTGTTCCTGCAAGGGCTGTCAGGGAACTTAATGATGAGGAGATAGAATCCATAAGGGAGAATGCAGAGAGGTACTTCCACCTGGCGCAGGAATATGAAGACTGA
- a CDS encoding NifB/NifX family molybdenum-iron cluster-binding protein → MRVAVASSNGEEVDLHFGRASKLLIYDYIDGEMEFVEERTVDIAEGDKHQWRKVLDSIMDCDVVIAVQVGLKGKMGIEDAGLKFVADEGLVDEVLERWVRHFEFMNSTI, encoded by the coding sequence ATGAGGGTAGCAGTCGCCTCCTCCAACGGGGAGGAGGTGGACCTCCACTTTGGAAGGGCCTCAAAACTTTTAATATATGACTACATCGACGGAGAAATGGAATTCGTTGAGGAGAGAACTGTTGATATCGCTGAAGGTGATAAGCACCAGTGGAGAAAGGTTCTAGACTCTATAATGGACTGTGATGTTGTGATAGCCGTCCAGGTGGGTCTGAAAGGGAAGATGGGAATTGAGGATGCTGGTTTAAAATTTGTGGCCGACGAGGGGCTGGTGGATGAGGTCCTGGAAAGGTGGGTGAGGCACTTTGAATTCATGAACTCCACCATCTGA
- a CDS encoding tetratricopeptide repeat protein: MPILSFSSREIDLVTGKRTMTIRRKWKRPLRVGDRLHCYWNLVSKDREKVFEAVVTDVETVRFGELRKNDELAREDGFRDAMELEEEFKRMYQGDVDDETEFQVIRFRKLPVEEWEGKKIDEKAMITRRADILFDSGKFNKSRLCYTAALRIDPDDVYVLNRLADNLTRLGRFDEALENYRRAIRIEPENPYIWNNMAIALLNAGDVDEALEASSRALKIRSHDPALLYWRGVMLEVAEKPVEALEFYEKAIERDPRNAELWTARGNLLSELGRMEDALESYNNALELALEDEQDPNLWNRKGNALLELERFEEAVECYRRAIEMDPENDVYWTNLGVALLELERFEEALDSFSRALQLNPENEDAEILLEECLENL, translated from the coding sequence TTGCCCATACTATCATTCAGCAGCAGGGAGATTGACCTTGTAACAGGAAAAAGGACCATGACCATACGCAGGAAATGGAAGAGACCACTCAGGGTGGGTGATCGTCTTCACTGTTACTGGAACCTTGTCTCCAAGGACCGTGAGAAGGTATTCGAGGCAGTGGTCACAGACGTTGAAACCGTCAGGTTCGGTGAGCTCAGGAAGAACGATGAACTGGCAAGGGAGGATGGATTCAGGGATGCCATGGAACTGGAGGAAGAATTCAAAAGGATGTATCAGGGTGATGTGGATGATGAAACCGAATTCCAGGTTATAAGGTTCAGAAAGCTTCCGGTGGAGGAATGGGAGGGTAAAAAGATCGATGAAAAAGCCATGATAACCAGAAGGGCCGACATACTCTTTGATTCAGGAAAATTCAATAAATCCCGCCTATGTTACACTGCGGCCCTCCGAATTGATCCTGACGATGTTTACGTGCTTAACAGGCTGGCAGACAATCTCACAAGGCTTGGGAGGTTCGATGAAGCCCTTGAAAACTACAGGAGAGCCATAAGAATAGAACCTGAAAATCCGTATATATGGAACAACATGGCCATAGCCCTCCTGAATGCTGGTGACGTGGATGAGGCCCTTGAGGCCAGTTCAAGGGCCCTGAAGATAAGGTCCCATGATCCTGCCCTGCTTTACTGGAGAGGTGTTATGCTTGAGGTGGCTGAAAAGCCGGTTGAAGCCCTTGAATTCTATGAGAAGGCAATTGAAAGGGACCCCCGGAATGCTGAGTTATGGACCGCGAGGGGAAACCTGCTCTCAGAGCTTGGAAGGATGGAGGATGCCCTTGAATCCTACAACAATGCACTTGAACTGGCCCTTGAAGATGAACAGGACCCCAATCTCTGGAACCGTAAGGGTAACGCCCTTCTTGAGCTTGAAAGATTTGAAGAGGCCGTTGAATGCTACAGAAGGGCCATTGAAATGGATCCAGAGAATGATGTCTACTGGACCAACCTTGGGGTTGCGCTCCTGGAACTTGAAAGATTTGAGGAGGCCCTGGATTCATTCAGCAGGGCCCTCCAGTTAAACCCTGAAAATGAGGATGCAGAGATACTGCTGGAGGAGTGCCTTGAAAACCTTTAG
- a CDS encoding anaerobic ribonucleoside-triphosphate reductase activating protein → MKIGSMAVSTLEYPGKLSLVIFTAGCNFRCPYCHNPELIDGGVEVDLSDILEDMEKYSEFVDAVVVSGGEPLLQVDDVEVVLRHARSLGLHTKLDTNGYSPGALRRLLPLLDYVAVDVKAPFHRYGVLAGARCDGVRESLRLLADSDVTVECRTTFVPGLMDEEDLRIIAESIDCDLYVIQQFRNRVVLDEKLRSLEPPSPRLLRELALKIKKYFQKVKIRTEEFGEEEIQ, encoded by the coding sequence ATGAAAATAGGTTCAATGGCAGTTTCAACCCTTGAATATCCAGGTAAGCTTTCCCTTGTGATATTCACAGCAGGGTGTAACTTCAGGTGCCCCTACTGCCATAACCCCGAACTCATAGATGGGGGGGTGGAAGTTGATCTCTCAGATATCCTGGAGGACATGGAGAAATACTCCGAGTTTGTTGATGCCGTCGTGGTGAGTGGTGGTGAGCCCCTCCTCCAGGTGGACGATGTTGAGGTAGTACTACGGCACGCGCGTTCCCTCGGGCTCCATACAAAGCTTGACACCAATGGTTACTCCCCTGGGGCCCTCAGGAGGTTGCTACCCTTACTTGATTATGTTGCAGTGGATGTGAAGGCCCCCTTCCACCGTTACGGGGTGCTTGCCGGTGCGAGATGTGATGGTGTGAGGGAGAGCCTCCGTCTTCTTGCCGACTCAGATGTCACGGTTGAATGCCGGACAACCTTTGTACCCGGCCTCATGGACGAGGAGGACCTCAGGATTATCGCAGAGTCCATAGACTGTGACCTCTATGTTATCCAGCAGTTCAGGAACAGGGTGGTCCTGGATGAAAAATTGAGGTCTCTGGAGCCTCCATCACCACGCCTGCTCAGGGAACTTGCCCTGAAGATTAAAAAATATTTCCAGAAGGTTAAAATACGTACCGAGGAATTCGGAGAGGAAGAAATTCAATAA
- the glmM gene encoding phosphoglucosamine mutase, whose translation MKRLFGTFGVRRLANEVLTPEFASKLAAAYGSIVDGKIAVGGDTRTSTIMIKNAVISGLLSSGCDVVDLGILPTPAVQYAVRNYYDGGVIVTASHNPPEYNGIKFVDGDGIGIPDGMEEEIEDIFFQEKFKRAPWNEIGHLTVNQGIIDEYQEEVIGRVDAEAIRKRNFRVVVDCGCGAGSYTMPYILRKLGCSVVTLNSQPDGFFPGRDPEPVPENLSELMETVRSTGADLGIAHDGDADRTICIDEKGEFVLGDRTFALVEKRMLQENGGGIIVTTVATSSAIYDVADENNGEVIATAVGDLLVARKLKETGGLFGGEENGGLIFPDFVYGRDAALTAAKILEIMAHEGRPLSELVSELPSYYSEKKKVKCPDEIKGDVMELVAEMVASEPGVRDIDTTDGVKIFRDDGWVIIRPSGTEPIFRCFAESETQDNATKMAEWGISLVEEAIEKLGKV comes from the coding sequence ATGAAGAGACTCTTCGGTACATTCGGTGTTAGGAGACTTGCAAATGAGGTTTTAACTCCGGAATTCGCATCTAAACTTGCAGCGGCATATGGTTCCATTGTAGATGGAAAAATCGCTGTTGGGGGGGATACACGAACATCTACGATCATGATAAAAAATGCAGTTATATCAGGCCTTCTATCAAGCGGATGCGATGTTGTTGACCTGGGGATACTGCCAACACCTGCGGTCCAGTATGCGGTGAGGAACTACTATGATGGGGGCGTTATCGTGACCGCTTCCCACAACCCTCCAGAGTACAATGGCATAAAATTCGTTGACGGTGACGGTATAGGAATCCCTGATGGGATGGAGGAGGAAATAGAGGATATCTTCTTCCAGGAAAAATTTAAGAGGGCTCCATGGAATGAGATAGGCCATCTAACAGTCAATCAGGGCATAATAGATGAGTACCAGGAGGAGGTTATAGGGAGGGTCGACGCGGAGGCCATCAGAAAGAGAAACTTCAGGGTGGTTGTGGACTGTGGCTGTGGTGCTGGATCCTACACAATGCCATACATCCTCAGGAAACTGGGATGCAGTGTTGTGACCCTAAATTCCCAGCCTGATGGGTTTTTCCCCGGCCGTGACCCTGAACCTGTCCCTGAGAACCTATCTGAGCTCATGGAGACCGTCAGATCAACAGGGGCTGATCTGGGGATAGCCCATGATGGTGACGCCGATAGAACAATATGTATAGATGAGAAGGGTGAATTCGTCCTCGGTGATAGGACCTTCGCCCTTGTGGAGAAGAGGATGCTCCAGGAAAACGGTGGCGGAATAATAGTTACAACAGTTGCGACATCCTCAGCAATATACGACGTGGCAGATGAGAACAACGGTGAGGTGATCGCAACCGCTGTGGGGGACCTACTTGTAGCCAGAAAACTTAAAGAAACAGGCGGTCTCTTTGGCGGTGAGGAGAACGGCGGCCTGATATTTCCTGATTTTGTATATGGAAGGGACGCTGCCCTTACAGCCGCAAAGATCCTTGAGATAATGGCACATGAAGGAAGGCCCCTCTCGGAACTTGTATCAGAGCTGCCATCATATTACTCCGAGAAAAAGAAGGTAAAATGTCCCGATGAAATCAAGGGTGATGTCATGGAACTGGTGGCTGAAATGGTGGCCAGTGAACCAGGGGTGAGAGATATAGATACAACAGATGGTGTTAAAATCTTCAGGGATGATGGTTGGGTTATAATACGGCCATCAGGCACAGAACCAATATTCAGATGCTTTGCAGAGTCAGAAACCCAGGATAACGCCACTAAAATGGCTGAATGGGGAATATCCCTGGTGGAAGAGGCCATTGAGAAACTTGGGAAGGTCTAA
- a CDS encoding TIGR00297 family protein, translated as MTDLNIGYVLLCVFIGFLTYQRGALDVWGSLFMVLMGLLIILSAGFNWLILIFIFLILGLLSTKYRHDYKKSIGVFEGTRSAKNVISNGIVPFVMAAFGYYDGFFGGFIGSVATATADTMASEIGVLQTPRLITTLQRVEPGTDGGISIVGTAAGIAGAGIIGLSAFMLGVCPDPFKSMKIAVIAGTVGCFMDSLLGAVLERRKYLNNEHVNLLATVTGAVIGILLA; from the coding sequence ATGACAGACCTTAACATTGGATACGTGCTTCTGTGCGTATTCATTGGATTTTTAACATATCAGAGAGGTGCGCTTGATGTATGGGGATCCCTTTTCATGGTCCTTATGGGCTTGCTCATAATATTATCTGCCGGTTTTAACTGGTTGATTCTCATTTTTATTTTTCTGATTCTTGGCCTTCTCTCAACAAAGTACAGGCATGACTACAAGAAATCCATTGGAGTTTTTGAGGGAACAAGAAGTGCCAAGAATGTTATATCCAACGGAATAGTGCCCTTTGTAATGGCTGCCTTTGGATACTATGATGGATTCTTCGGAGGGTTCATAGGATCCGTTGCAACAGCGACCGCTGATACCATGGCAAGTGAAATCGGTGTTCTGCAGACACCACGCCTCATAACAACACTCCAGAGGGTGGAACCGGGCACAGATGGTGGCATATCCATTGTTGGAACCGCCGCTGGGATAGCAGGGGCTGGTATAATTGGTTTATCAGCGTTTATGCTTGGTGTATGTCCCGATCCATTTAAATCAATGAAAATAGCTGTGATTGCAGGTACTGTGGGCTGCTTCATGGACAGCCTCCTGGGGGCAGTCCTGGAGAGAAGGAAGTACCTCAACAATGAGCATGTTAACCTCCTTGCAACGGTAACAGGGGCAGTTATAGGAATTTTATTAGCATAG
- the hisC gene encoding histidinol-phosphate transaminase, with protein MVRVRPLIHKMEPYVPGRSIKEIAENYGLKESDIIKLGSNENPMGPSPAAVKAMSEELESAHRYPESNLEDLHEAIADYAGVDGNQVIVGGDGADEIIDVLGRTFIEPGDAFVVPMPSYMYYEYTLQAHDARPVHARWDVEENRLDLESVLDAIDDSTRLVFLCTPNNPTGGLIDKKDIKAVAESTDALVVVDEAYFEFAGVNNVDLLSDHENIFIMRTFSKVMGLAGMRIGYGLGSPAVIEYMHRVKPVFSLTRLSHAAALATLRDRDYIEKSAEYSIKSREYLYGELKNFESLRVFESYANYILLDVRGTGKTAAELAEELLRKGIIVRDCTSFAGLDEYWIRVSVGTLEEDKRFLEVLAEIIS; from the coding sequence ATGGTCAGAGTTCGTCCGTTAATTCATAAAATGGAGCCATATGTACCTGGAAGATCCATAAAGGAGATAGCAGAGAACTACGGTCTCAAAGAGAGTGATATAATCAAGCTGGGATCCAATGAGAACCCCATGGGTCCATCGCCAGCCGCGGTTAAGGCGATGTCAGAGGAACTCGAATCCGCTCACAGGTACCCTGAATCAAACCTTGAAGACCTCCATGAGGCCATAGCAGATTATGCAGGAGTGGATGGAAACCAGGTCATAGTGGGTGGTGACGGTGCAGATGAGATCATCGACGTCCTGGGTAGAACATTCATTGAGCCGGGCGATGCCTTCGTTGTCCCGATGCCATCATACATGTACTACGAATACACCCTCCAGGCACATGATGCAAGGCCAGTCCATGCACGGTGGGATGTTGAGGAGAACCGCCTTGACCTTGAATCTGTCCTTGATGCGATTGATGACTCAACCCGCCTGGTATTTTTATGCACACCCAACAACCCCACAGGCGGTCTTATAGATAAGAAGGATATAAAGGCTGTTGCAGAGTCCACAGACGCCCTTGTGGTTGTTGACGAAGCCTATTTTGAATTTGCAGGTGTCAACAATGTTGATCTCCTATCTGACCATGAGAACATCTTTATAATGAGGACCTTCTCGAAGGTAATGGGTCTTGCAGGGATGAGGATAGGTTACGGCCTTGGAAGCCCCGCGGTTATAGAGTACATGCACCGGGTTAAACCTGTATTCAGCCTCACAAGGCTATCCCATGCAGCGGCCCTTGCAACCCTCCGGGACAGGGATTACATAGAAAAATCTGCGGAGTACTCCATAAAGAGCAGGGAATACCTGTATGGGGAACTTAAGAATTTTGAAAGCCTCCGGGTCTTTGAATCATATGCAAACTACATCCTCCTTGATGTGAGGGGTACGGGTAAAACCGCTGCTGAACTTGCAGAGGAGCTCCTCAGGAAGGGGATCATCGTGAGGGACTGCACCTCATTTGCAGGTCTCGATGAGTACTGGATAAGGGTGAGTGTTGGAACCCTTGAGGAGGATAAACGGTTCCTTGAGGTTCTCGCTGAGATCATATCGTGA
- the glmM gene encoding phosphoglucosamine mutase produces the protein MKEKRRLFGTSGIRGRFGEKVTLELAVDVGRALATHLGGGKVVVGYDTRTSSQLLESALIAGIIECGCDVIRLGMVPTPLVGYAASRLGADAGVMITASHNPAPYNGIKLWNPDGMAYSPSQERTIESIIYSREFKRMGWDGLGSVKEADLRDDYADAVAGMVSIERPLKVVIDCGCGAASHLSPLIFRMAGCSVVTLNSQPDGFFPGRDPEPVPENLSELMETVRSTGADLGIAHDGDADRMVAVDDRGRFASFDKLLALMAREIGGKIITTVDASLCVDECLGDCGEVIRTRVGDVHVANSIAEEGADFGGEPSGTWLHPDFCMCPDGILSALRVAELISRKGPLSVLLDEVPSYPNIRDKVPCPDDKKGPVMKKVASELSREFTDAKEINTIDGVRISMKDGSWVLVRPSGTEPYIRITLEGKTDEEARQIHEKTRAYLENMIG, from the coding sequence ATGAAAGAGAAAAGGCGATTATTCGGGACATCTGGTATAAGGGGCCGCTTCGGGGAGAAGGTAACGCTTGAACTTGCAGTGGATGTTGGAAGGGCCCTTGCAACCCACCTGGGAGGGGGTAAGGTTGTTGTTGGCTACGACACGAGAACATCCAGCCAGCTCCTTGAAAGTGCCCTGATTGCAGGGATAATCGAGTGTGGCTGTGACGTCATCAGACTCGGAATGGTGCCAACGCCCCTTGTTGGTTATGCGGCTTCAAGGCTGGGTGCTGACGCCGGTGTGATGATAACCGCTTCCCACAACCCCGCACCCTACAATGGCATAAAGCTCTGGAACCCTGATGGAATGGCCTACAGCCCATCACAGGAGCGCACAATAGAATCAATAATCTATTCTAGAGAATTCAAGAGGATGGGATGGGATGGTCTCGGCTCAGTGAAGGAAGCTGACCTCAGGGATGACTATGCTGATGCCGTCGCTGGAATGGTCAGCATTGAAAGACCCCTCAAGGTTGTAATTGACTGTGGCTGCGGTGCAGCCTCCCACCTATCACCACTCATATTCAGGATGGCAGGATGCAGTGTTGTGACCCTAAATTCCCAGCCTGATGGGTTTTTCCCGGGCCGTGACCCTGAACCTGTCCCTGAGAACCTCTCTGAGCTCATGGAGACTGTTAGATCAACCGGGGCTGATCTGGGGATAGCCCATGATGGCGATGCTGACAGGATGGTTGCGGTGGATGACAGGGGAAGGTTCGCAAGTTTCGATAAACTTCTGGCCCTCATGGCAAGGGAGATAGGGGGCAAGATCATCACGACCGTGGATGCATCCCTCTGTGTGGATGAATGCCTTGGAGACTGCGGCGAGGTCATAAGGACGCGGGTGGGTGATGTCCATGTGGCAAACTCCATCGCAGAGGAGGGCGCTGATTTCGGAGGAGAGCCATCAGGAACCTGGCTGCACCCTGACTTCTGCATGTGCCCCGATGGAATACTCTCAGCCCTCAGGGTGGCAGAGCTCATCTCAAGAAAGGGCCCCCTTTCTGTGCTCCTGGATGAGGTGCCATCCTACCCCAATATAAGGGATAAGGTTCCATGCCCGGATGATAAAAAGGGACCTGTGATGAAGAAAGTGGCCTCTGAACTCAGCCGTGAGTTCACCGACGCCAAAGAGATCAACACGATAGATGGTGTCCGTATATCAATGAAAGATGGAAGCTGGGTTCTTGTGAGGCCCTCGGGAACAGAACCCTATATAAGGATAACCCTTGAGGGTAAAACCGACGAGGAGGCCCGTCAGATCCATGAGAAGACCCGTGCTTACCTTGAAAATATGATAGGGTGA
- a CDS encoding 2,3-bisphosphoglycerate-independent phosphoglycerate mutase: MKGVIMIIDGMADRPIESLGDKTPLEAAETPNMDRLASSGINGIMDPIKPGIRAGSDTSHLSILGYDPYSVYTGRGPFEAAGVGLDVKPGDIAFRCNFATADEDLVITDRRAGRIRSGTSQIAEAINSMTLDGFEDVEIIFRESTGHRAVLVLRGPGLGDNVSDADPKTEGKPPKKVKALDGSPESQKTAAILNRLVRESNEILRDHPVNMERIKNGEAPANIILPRGAGAVPDVEKFEDRYGLRAACIAETGLIRGIGYITGMDVIDVEGATGGTDTDLESIKNAIRDALDDEYEFLLINIDGADEAGHDGDLEGKVEFIERVDSILGDIISDDIYFILTADHSTPVSVMDHTGDPVPITINGPEVRVDDVSVFSERAAAAGGLCRIRGSDVMDILLDLMNRKEKFGA; the protein is encoded by the coding sequence ATGAAAGGGGTAATAATGATAATAGATGGAATGGCCGACCGCCCCATTGAAAGCCTCGGAGATAAAACACCTCTTGAGGCCGCAGAAACCCCTAATATGGACAGGCTGGCCAGTTCAGGTATCAATGGTATAATGGATCCCATAAAACCAGGGATCCGTGCAGGAAGCGACACATCACACCTCTCCATACTTGGATATGACCCCTACAGTGTATACACTGGAAGGGGTCCATTCGAGGCCGCAGGTGTGGGGCTGGATGTGAAACCAGGGGATATTGCATTCAGATGCAACTTTGCAACCGCAGACGAAGACCTTGTGATAACCGACAGAAGGGCCGGCCGCATAAGGTCAGGGACATCCCAGATAGCAGAGGCCATCAATTCAATGACCCTCGATGGATTTGAGGATGTTGAAATAATCTTCAGGGAATCAACAGGCCACAGAGCCGTTCTGGTCCTCAGAGGCCCCGGGCTGGGTGATAATGTATCAGATGCAGACCCCAAGACTGAAGGGAAACCCCCAAAGAAGGTGAAGGCCCTTGATGGATCCCCTGAATCACAGAAAACCGCCGCTATACTTAACAGACTTGTGAGGGAATCCAACGAAATCCTCAGGGACCATCCCGTGAACATGGAAAGAATCAAAAACGGGGAGGCACCTGCAAATATAATACTGCCACGGGGTGCTGGTGCTGTTCCTGATGTTGAAAAATTTGAGGACCGTTACGGTCTGAGGGCTGCCTGTATCGCTGAGACTGGCCTCATAAGGGGTATAGGTTACATCACAGGAATGGACGTGATCGATGTTGAAGGGGCCACCGGGGGTACAGACACCGACCTGGAGAGTATAAAGAATGCTATAAGGGATGCCCTTGATGATGAATATGAATTTCTACTAATAAACATAGATGGTGCAGACGAGGCTGGGCATGATGGGGACCTTGAGGGTAAGGTTGAGTTCATAGAGAGGGTTGACTCAATCCTGGGTGACATTATAAGCGATGACATCTACTTCATACTCACTGCGGATCATTCAACGCCTGTATCCGTAATGGACCACACAGGGGACCCTGTCCCCATCACAATAAATGGGCCAGAGGTCCGGGTTGATGATGTGAGTGTATTCAGTGAGAGAGCCGCGGCTGCTGGTGGCCTCTGCAGGATAAGGGGATCTGATGTTATGGACATACTCCTTGACCTCATGAACAGAAAGGAAAAATTCGGGGCTTAA
- a CDS encoding 30S ribosomal protein S3ae, producing MAKARRRRVRDTWKEKKWYVIKSPKMFGENDIGTTPSRDPDFLLKRRVEATMRELTGDFSKQYVKLKFQINNVAGSEATTKFIGHQVTTDYVRSMIRRGTSRVDAPVIVETKDGYKLKVHPLAITIRRAKSSQQKYMRQSIEEHVKEIASEKTFEEFVEGVVTGKIASEIYHQAKKIYPLKRVEIIKTRVLEEPA from the coding sequence ATGGCAAAGGCTCGAAGAAGGAGAGTACGTGATACATGGAAAGAGAAGAAATGGTATGTGATAAAGAGTCCTAAAATGTTTGGAGAAAACGACATAGGAACAACACCATCAAGGGACCCTGATTTCCTCCTCAAGAGGAGGGTTGAGGCGACAATGAGGGAACTGACAGGCGACTTTTCAAAGCAGTACGTCAAGCTGAAGTTCCAGATAAACAATGTTGCCGGAAGTGAGGCGACCACCAAATTCATAGGCCACCAGGTCACAACAGACTACGTCAGAAGTATGATAAGGAGGGGTACAAGCAGGGTCGATGCCCCGGTCATAGTTGAAACAAAGGATGGATACAAGCTTAAGGTCCATCCACTGGCCATAACAATCAGGAGGGCCAAGTCCTCACAGCAGAAATACATGAGGCAGAGCATAGAGGAACACGTGAAGGAGATAGCCTCTGAAAAGACCTTTGAGGAATTCGTTGAGGGCGTTGTAACAGGAAAGATCGCCTCAGAGATATACCACCAGGCAAAGAAGATATACCCCCTCAAGAGGGTTGAGATAATAAAAACAAGGGTTCTAGAGGAACCAGCCTGA